Below is a genomic region from candidate division KSB1 bacterium.
ACGATTTCGCCGTGCGCTGTTTCGGTTTGCCCGGGGCGCAGGTTTTTCTCGGCATCTGCTTTGGCCGCTTGATTGCGATGGATTCACCGCGGGCGCGCCAGGCCGGCGATTTCAATTGGCAGGAGACTTTGTGGCACGAGATCGCGCACGTGTTTCATCTCGAGCTGACGGCGAATCGCATTCCGCGCTGGCTGGCCGAGGGCATCGCCGTTTATGAAGCAACAAACGCGCGACGTGAGTGGGACATGAACATGGAACTGGTGATGATTCGCGCGCTGCGCAACGGCCAATTGCTGCCGCTGCGTGATTTGGATGAAGGCTTCACCCGGCGCCTGGAGCTGGTTTCGCTGGCGTATTATCAAGCCTCGCAGATCATCATGTTCATCGAGCGCCGCCACGGTTTCAACAAAGTTTTGGCGCTGTTTCCGCATTTTCGGCAGGGCAAAAAAACCGAGGAAGCGATCACCGCCGTCTTCGGCCAGTCGGTGGATGAGTTTGACAAGACCTTTCAAGATTTTTTGCGCGACCGTTTTCATCCCAGCCGGGTGAAAGTGGAGTGGCCGTATGCGCAAACCGAGGCGGTGCACGGCCCGCCGCGCGAAATCGAGGCACTGCGCCAGGCTGCCGCGGCCGAGCCGCAAAATTTTTTTGCCAATCTTTATTACGGCCGCCGTCTCGCCGAAATCGGCAACCCGACGGAAGCGGAAGTATATCTCAAAAAAGCCAAGGCACTTTTGCCGGAATATGTCGACGCGCAAAATCCTTATCTCTTGCTGGCGGATTTGTATTGGAAACAAAACCGCCGGCGCGAGGCCGTTGCGGAGTTGGAATATTTGACTTCAAAAAACGGCAAAAACTTTCAGGAGGCGGTGCGATTGAGCGAATGGCAATTGGCGCTCGGTGACACCACCGCCGCCATGCGAGCGCTGGAGCGGGCGTTGAATATTTTTCCTTACAAAATCGAGTTGCAAAATCAATACGGCCGTTTGCTGCTGGCGCTGCGCCAGCCCAAGGCCGCTGTGCAAGTGTTTCGCACTGTTTTGGCGATGAACCCGGTTGACCGCGCCGAGGTGTATTGCTGGCTGGCGCAGGCTTATTTGTCTTGGGGGCAAAAGCTTCAGGCTAAAAAGAACGCGCTTTTGGCCCTGGAAATCGCGCCGAACTTCGAACGCGCGCAGGAGATTTTGTTGCAGGCGGTGGAGTAAATGTGTTAGGTCATTACGCCATTGCATTCATTTTTCCGGTTTATCTCATCAAAATAGTCGTGCGAAACTTTTTTTAAAATGCGTTTAAACAGACTCATGATAGAGCCTCCTACGATTATAACGTCCTTTGTACTATTTGTTCGGAAGCATCTTCGATATTGAATATTTGTGCGGAAAATACGTTAGGTTTGCGCGAGAATTAAAAAAATTGCTTCAGAAACAATGAGATGATTGCGGAACCGATGATTAGAACAGGGAGATTTACTCATGAATAAAATCAAGCTGGTCTATTTTGAGCAAGAAGATGTTCTGCATCTGACTATCACTGATGAGCCGGAGAGTGGAAGTATCGAGCTCAGCCCCAATATCACGGCTGAGCTGAATGACAAGGGGGAATTGATCGGTATCGAGATTCTGAATGCAAGCGCCTTTATTCGGGATTCGATTTTGGATTCCGCACAGGCAAAAATGCTGCGGTTTTCCAACCTTCAAACTGTTTGATTTTGTCTAATTCTGAGTTAAACCGATTGTCGGTTAATGAGCCTAAAAATTAAAAAATCCATTTTCCCCTGCGCCATCTGTTTTGTCGGTGCGCTGCTTGCCCTCAGTAAAATAAGCATGGCGCAACCGCCGGCAGCCCCGGCCTCCAACGGCGCTGCGCCGCCCGCGCAAGCGTTTACTTTCGTGCGCGTGCAATGGGAAGGCGGGCGTTACGGCTACGGATTTTCCGGCCGCGGCGGTGGGCCGCTGTGGGCGCATGACTATCCCACTGCCGAACAAAATTTTTATACCGCGCTCAGTGCCTTGACCTCGTTGCCGCTGACGCATGAGAATAAAATCGTCACGCTGCAAGACGATGAAATTTTCGATTTCCCTTTTTTATATATCTGTGAAGTCGGCTATTGGACGATCAATGAAAAAGAAGTCGAGCGGCTTTCCGAGTATCTGGCGCGCGGCGGTTTCTTGATCGTCGATGACTTTCGCGGCGGCTACGAATGGAACAATTTTTTTGATCAAATCAAAAAAGCGACGCCGCATGTCCCACAACCGATTACCCTGGAGCATCCCATTTTTCATTGCTTCTTCGATTTTGACCGGCTCGGCGATCATGCGCCGTACGGCGGCTTGATGCCGCGCTATTACGCCATTTTCGACGACAAGGGCAGAATGATGGCGATCATCAATCACAACAACGACATCGGCGACGGCTGGGAGTGGCCCGAAACCGACGAAGTGTTTTCCACCGAAGCGTTCAAATTGGGCATCAATTATCTGATTTACGCGATGACACATTAATTCGTAAGAATCCGTTTCATCCGCGTCCTCTGTGTTCCAAAGCTTTTGATTTCGTGTTGCGAATGTTTATGCGATTAAGAAGTCTTGTTTTTCTGCCATTCATCGTGAGCGGCATGTTTGAAACGGCGACGCCGCAGCAAGTCGTGCAAAACGACATGTTCACGTTTGTGCGGATCAAGTACAGTTCCGGCAGCTATGGCTATGCTTTTCGGATGCGTTTCAACAGCGACAGTTGGGAAGTCGATTATCCCACGGCGGAAGAAAATTTTTTGCGCGGCTTGCGCAGGATCACGCAATTGCCGGTGAACGACCAGGCGCTGGCGATGCCCTTGACCGATCCGGAAATTTTTCAATATCCGTTTGCCTACATGCTGGAAGTCGGTTATTTGCGGCTTTCCCAAGCCGAGGCCGACACCCTGCGCGAATGGTGCTTGCGAGGCGGCTTTCTGATGATCGATGATTTTCACGGCTCGGCCGAGTGGGAAAATTTCATCAACGAGTTCAGCAAAGCTTTTCCGGATCGCGCGCCCAAACGACTGCCGGATAATCACCCGATCTTTCATTGTTATTATGACTTCCCGACTTACCCGCGCGTCCCGGGCCTCGGCCCGCTGTCGATGGGTCGTCTCTACGAACGCGACGGCTACAATCCGGAATGCTGGGGAATTTTCGACGACGACAATCGCCTGATGATCCTGATCAATCACAATGTCGATATCGGCGATAGCTGGGAACACGCGGCTGATTCACGCTATCCGACGTTTTATTCAAAATTGGGCTATATGCTGGGAATTAATTATCTTGTGTATGCGTTGACGCATTGACCTCGTATTTTTACTCATACTCTTTTTTTTAAAAGCGAGCCGGAGTAAGAGTATGAGCAAGATCGAAATCCTTAACTCAACCCAATTGAACATGACGAACTTCGAACGCCCCATGCAACCCCTCGACGACAACGTGCTGACCGAGCAACTTCAGCGCACCCGCGATGCGATTCTTTCCGAATTGCGCAAAATCATCATCGGCCAGGAGGAGATCATCGAGCTGGTGATGATCGCGCTGTTTACCGGCGGCCATTGTTTGATCACCGGCGTGCCCGGCCTGGCAAAAACCCTGCTGATTCGCACGCTCGCCACGGTCCTCGATCTCGATTTCAAGCGCATTCAATTCACGCCCGATCTCATGCCGGCGGATATCACCGGCATCGACGTGATCGAAGAAGACCGCACCACCGGCCGCCGCGTCATGAAATTCATCAAAGGCCCGTTGTTTGCGAACATCATTCTGGCCGATGAAATCAACCGCACGCCGCCCAAGACCCAGGCCGCTTTGCTCGAAGCCATGCAGGAACATCGCATCACCGCCGGTGGGCAAACCTATCAGCTCGACGAGCCTTTTTTCGTGCTGGCAACGCAAAATCCCATCGAGCTGGAGGGAACGTATCCCTTGCCGGAGGCGCAGCTCGATCGTTTCATGTTCAATATCGTCGTTGATTATTTGCCGGAAGATCAGGAAGTGCAAGTCGTCAACGTCACCACCAGCAATTTCATGCCGGAGTTGCGGCGGGTAGTCAGCGGCAGAGAAGTGCTGGCGATGCAGACGCTGGTTCGAAAGGTTTTCGTCGCTGACGAGGTGGCGCGCTACGCGGTTCGCTTCGTCCGAGCCACGCGGCCGAATAATAAAGATGCGCCTGATTTTGTCAAAAAATGGGTAAGCTGGGGCGCCGGCTTGCGCGCTTCGCAATATCTCATTCTCGGCGGCAAAGCCCGCGCGCTGTTGCATGGCCGCGCCAACGTCTCGATTAAAGACATTCAAGCCTTGGCGTTTCCGGTTTTGCGCCATCGGGTGTTGACCAATTTTTACGCCGAATCCGAAAAAGTCAATTCCGAAGTGATCATTCGGAGATTGTTGGAGTTGGTGCCAACGCCAAAGTCGGGACTTTAGAGGCTCGTACTTTTACCCGTTTTTGAGAAGTTAAAAACGAGTAAGAGTAGGAGTATGAGTACGAGCATGATTGGATATCAAACCTCATGAAAACCCAACTCCGTTTCCTCGACCCGGAGATTCTCTCCAAGATTTCCGGCATGGAGTTGCGTGCGCGGACGGTGGTCGAAGGATTTCTCAGCGGCTTGCATCGCAGCCCGTTCAAAGGCTTCAGCGTGGAATTTGCCGAGTACCGCCAATACACGCCCGGTGACGATCCGCGGCACATCGATTGGAAAGTCTATGGCCGCACCGATCGCTATTATGTCAAGGAATTCGAAGAAGAAACCAATTTGCATTGCCATATTCTCTTCGATCTTTCCGGCAGCATGGCCGGCACCGCCGGAAAAAAATTCGCGGCGGCACGCCTGAGCAAGTTCGACTATGCCACGTATCTCGCGGCTTCACTGGCGTATTTCATTTTCATGCAGCGCGATGCCGTCGGTTTCGTGGCTTTCGACGAGGAGATTCGGCTGCATATTCCGGCGAAAGTGCGGCCGGGACATTTGCATCATATTCTCGTGGAACTGGAGAAACTGCGTCCGGGTAACAACCTTAAAGAGCAGCCGGACAAGCTGCATCAAGTGGCCGAGAGTTTTCGGCGCAAAGGCATGGTGATTTTGATCTCGGATTTGTTTTGCGAAGTCCAGGCGCTGACCCGCGCGCTCGAGCATCTGCGTTTTCGCGGCCATGATGTGATCGTCTTTCAGCTCATGGATGAATTCGAGCTGAATTTCAATTTTACGCAGTTGACGCGCTTCGTCGGTTTGGAAGGCGAGACGCCGATCATGGCGCTGCCGCAGGCCGTGCGCGAGCGCTATTTGAATAATTTGCAAACGCATTTCGACGCCCTCAAACAAGCGTGTGGCGCCAATCGCGTCGATTATACGCTGCTCACCACGAATCAACCGTTGGATTTCGCCCTGCAGGCATATTTGGCGGCGCGCAGCGGAAAAATGTAGCCGGAGTGTTGGGGTATTGGACCTCCAACGCTCCATTACTCCAAATTTTTTCCTATGTTTGGTTTTTTAACAGCGCCTTATTTGTTGCTCGGCCTCGGCGCGGCCTTGTTGCCGGTGCTGATTCATTTGATTCGCCGCAACAAGCCGGAGACCGTGCATTTTGCCGCGATGCGCTTTCTTGACAGCACGCCGCTGCGCTTGCTGCGGTATCAAAAACTGAAACATCTCCTGCTGCTGCTCCTGCGAATTTTGGCGCTACTCTTGCTCGGCCTGGCGTTCGCGCGGCCGTATTTGACCGGCGACAAAGTACCGAGGCTGCTTGGCGGCGAGCCGCGTGCCATCGCGATCATCGTCGACGTTTCGGCGAGCATGGCTGCTGCTGATCATTTCGCCACGGCGCGTGAAGAAGCACGAAGACTTCTCCAGCAAGCTTCGTCGAATGATCGCGTGTGGCTGATTGGTGCCGCCAATATCGCGGAGCTGCTCGCTGAAAACGCCGAACCCCAGCAGGCGGAAGCGGCTCTGGCGCAGTTGCGGCAGCGGCAAACCGCCGGCAATTTGCGTGAAACGCTTTTGTTCGCCGATCAACTGCTCGACCGCTCGCCGTTGCAGCGCCGCGCAATCTACCTCATTTCGGATTTGCAAGCGAGCAATCTGCCGGCCGGAAATTTTACGTTCAACAGCAACGCCGAATTTGAGCCGATGGCCGTCAAACCCGCCTGGCAGAACGTCGCCGTGTTGGATGGTCAAATGGTCGAATCAACTCAAGAGGTTTCGGCGGGGTCTGCCGCAAGCCCGCCGCGCGCGCGCCAGGATGATCGCGTTACAGCTTACGCCTGCCGCGTGCGAAATTTTTCCGATAGCGATCAGCGTCTCGAGGTGCAGTTGTTCAATCAAGCCACGCCGGCGGTACCGCTGGCAACGCGAAGTCTCTCGCTTGCCGCGCGAACTGAGCAGGTCATACAATTTGCCGCTGCCAATTTGAAGAATGTGGGGCGAGAGCAAACCGTGTATTTTGAAATCAAGGCGCCGGTTGACGATTTGCCGGCGGACAATCGTTTTTATTTGGTGGCGGAGGCGGAAAGGAAACGCCGCGTGCTCATTCTCCGCGGCAGCGCCGAATCAACTTATTTCGTTCGCGAAGCCTTGGGTTTGCAGCGTTCACTTTATCAGCTTCACGAGGCAACTCCCAACACCTTGTCGCAGTATCGGCTTGAAGATTTCGACGCGGTTCTCGTCGCCGGCGTGGCCGGTTTCAACCGCGGCGAGGCGGCGGCGCTGCAGCAATATGTCGAGCAAGGCGGCGGCTTGATTCTCACGCTGGCCGCGACATTGCAGAGCGAGATGTACAATCGCTTTTTAGCGGAAATTTTGCCCGGCAAAATTTCCGTGCCGGTGCGGGCAACCGGCCGCGCGCCGCAAGCTGGCCTGGCGCTTACCGAAATTGATTTCGGCCATCCGATTTTCAAAATTTTCGTCGATCCCTCCAACGGCGATCCGACAAAAATTCACGTCTCGCAATATTATCGCCTCGAAGCCGTTCCGCAGGCGATTCGCCTGGCCGGCTTTGAAGACGGCGCGCCGGCCCTGCTCGAGCGCGGCGCCGGCAAAGGCAAAGTTTTGTTGTGGGTCTCGAGCCTTGATTTGAAAGGCGGCAATCTGCCGGTGCGCGGCATTTTTGTGCCGCTGCTTTATCAATGGCTGAATTATGTTTGCCGCCCCGATCCGCCGCAAACCACGACAGTGGCCGGGCAAACACTTTTTTTGGACGAAGCCATCCAACCCGCGCGAGCCTTGACCGTCACCTTTCCGGATGGCGCGCAGCGCGAGTTTGAAAAATTACAGCCGCCGGTTTTGAAGGAAACCGCGCAAACGGGTTTTTATCGCGTGCAGCAAAATCAGCGTGTGTTTTGGCACGCGGTAAATCTCGAGGCGCGTGAATCCGATCCGGCGAGTGTGAGCGCGGAGAATTTTGCCGCCCGCGTCATCCGCCCGGATGAGCACGCGCTGGCGCAAAACAGCGTGGCCGGAATCTTTGGCGCTCCCGAAGCTTCGCAACGCGACACCGAAAAACAACAGAAACTCTGGCGCCTCGGCCTGTGGGCGTTGCTGATTTTATTGATGACGGAAGTTTGGCTGGCGAATCGAACGCCGCGATAGCATGGCGCAAAGGAGTCAATCATGCACACTCTCTACAAACATCTCGAAAACGATTTGACGCTGGGCTTGCGAGCGTGGCGCCGAAGCCGGTTGCAGCGAGGATTGGCGATCTCACTGCTGGGGTTGGTGTGTTTGTTCGCGCTGGTGTTTTTGGCGGCGCCGGCCTGGCTCGCTTTTCCGGCGTTGTGGTGGACCTTGGTCGGCGTGGGAACGCTGGGTTGGATGATCTTGACTGCGCAGTATTTGATTTTACCGCTTCGCCATCGACCCACGTTAACGCAGGTTGCGCGGCACATTGAAGAACAGAATCCTGATCTCGAAGATCGCCTGGCGACGGCGGTGGAATTTGGCCGCCAGGCGCCGGTTTCGTCGCGGATCAAGAAAAATGTCGAGGCACCGCCATCGAATTCCCACGCGCTGCTGCAGCGGCTTTTGCAGGACGCCATTAATAACACCACGAAAATCGATTTCCCCGAGCAGTTGCAAATTCGTTTTGCACGATTGTGGCGCACGCTGGCAACGATCGCGACGGTCCTGGCAATTGTCGTCATTTTCGGCGGCAGCGGCGCGCTGCGGCAAAGGCTGCAGCAATTTTATACTGCCGTGCAAAATGTCCCCAAAATTTTGCGCGGGCTTGAAGTTTCGCCCGGCAACGCGCGCGTTCGCCGCGGTGAAAATGTCGAGATCGTTGCGCAAACGCCGGAAGCCGTGGCGACCAAGGCCTCGATTTATTTTGTCACCGGCTCGCGCGCGCCGCTCACCGCCAATAAGCTGCCGCAGGAAGCGGCGTGGGCGGCAAATGTGATGGAAACCACGACGACGCTCGGAAAATTTTTGTATCGTTTTTTTGAAGTGCAGGACACGTTGCAGTATTACGTGCGCGTTGGAGACGAATTTTCTCCGATTTATTCGATCATTCCGCTGGAAACGCCGGAGATTAAAGACATTCGCTTGACCTATCATTTTCCGGCAGCCATCGGATCAGCTTCGCGCCGGGAGACCGGCAGCGGTGATGTGTACGCGCCGGCCGGAACCAATGTTGATCTTGAAATTGTCGCCTCGCAGCGCTTGTCGCGCGCCGAATGGCAGTTTGGTGAAAACTTGACCAGGCCGATGCAGATTTTCGCCGACACGCTGGCTCGCGTTTCCTTCGCAGTGGAAAAGGAAGGTTATTATGCCGTGCGGTTGACGAACACTGACGGCATGAGCAACACCTCCGTCGAATATTTCGTTCACATCATGCCGGATGAAGCGCCGCAGATCACCATCGAGCGACCCGGCCGCGACGCCCGGCCCACCATGCTCGAAGAAGTGCCGGTGGCGGTTCACGTGAGCGACGATTACGGTTTGAAACAGTTTGAGCTGGTTTACTCGATCAACGATCAGCCGGCGGTGCGTGAAGATTTGCTGGCGGCGATGAAACGCGACCGCGATAACCCCAACAACCGGCTCAATTATCACGGCGAAAGAATGCTTTTCCTCGAAGATCTCGGCGTGCAGCCGGGGGATTTTATTTCTTACTATTTTGAAGCCGTCGACGCGAAGCAAAAAACCGGCACGGATTTGTATTTTCTCGAGGTGCGGCCGTTTGATGAAGAGTTTTATCGCGCTTTGAGCCAGGGCGGTGGCGGCGAAAACTCGCCCGGGCTGGCGGTGTCACAAAAAGAGATCATCACCGCGACGTGGAAGCTCGAGCGCGCCCGGCAAAAATTATCGGATGAAGAAGTGAAAAAAAGCAGCAAGGCCTTGGCGGAGACACAAGCCAGCTTGCAGGAATCGGTTTTGCGTATCGCCCAAGCTGCCGGCATGAGGGGCAACATCGGCGGGGAAGGCTCGGCGAAAATTACCGAATATCTTGAACAGGCCGCCGCTGTAATGTCGGAGGCCGTGCCGTTATTGGAAGAGGCGAGGCTTGCCGAGGCCCTGGATCCCGAGCGCCGGGCGTATCAATTTTTGCTCAAAGCCGACGCTGAAATGCGGCGGCGCGAATTGGCGATGAACAGCGGGCAGGCTTCCAGTTTCGGCCAATTGCAAAGCAGCGAAGAATTTTCCCGCGTGTTTCAGGATGAATTGAACAAGATTCAATCGAAATATGAAACGCTGCAAAATCAGCAGCAACAGCAGCAGGAAACGCAGCTCAACGAAGCGCTGCAAAAAGTCAAAGAGCTGGCGCAGCGCCAGGAGCGCTTGAACGAGTTGAATCGTTCGATGCAGCGCGAGAATCAATTGGCAGAGGAAAAGAAGCGCCAGATCGAGCGTTTGCGCCGGCAGCAGGAGGAGTTGAATCGCGAGGCGCAGAATCTCGCGCGGCAAATGCAGCAGCTCGGGCAATCTGCCGGCGCGAATCAACAATCGTTGCAGCAGCTCGAGGAGACTTTGCGGCAGGCGGCGGATGACATGAAGCGCACGACGGATAATTTGCGCCGGGAAAATCTCGCCAACGCCGGCGCCGAGGGCAATCGCGCGCTCGACCGTTTGCGGCGGCTGGAAGATCAGTTGCAGCAGCAGCGTTCCAGCTCGTTGCGTGAAAACTTGGCGCAACTTCGCGACGAGGTGCAGCGTTTGGCGGAGGCGCAATCGCAATTGAGCGACGAGTTGCAGCGCCAGAGCGGCGCTGCCGGAGCCGAACAAAGACAGCAGTGGGGCGAGCGCCAGCAGGAATTGCAGCGCCGCGCTGCGCGCACCCGTGAAGATTTGGAAAAGACGCGGCAGGCGGCGGCAAATTCTTCCAACGAGGAACGAGTTGAGAGGTCGCGTGAAAAGCGGCAATTGGCGCAGGATCTGCGCAAGCTGACGCAGGAATTCGATCAGCGCCGCATTACGGAACGCATGCAGGAAGCCGGCGAGGCCATTCAGCAGGAAAAATTTGATGAGGCCGGACGCGCCCAGCGCGAGACCGCGCAGAATTTGAAGCGGCTCGAAGCGAAGCTCGGTGAAAGCTTGTCGCAACTGGCCGAGGCACCGGATGAAAAATTGGA
It encodes:
- a CDS encoding BatA domain-containing protein, which translates into the protein MFGFLTAPYLLLGLGAALLPVLIHLIRRNKPETVHFAAMRFLDSTPLRLLRYQKLKHLLLLLLRILALLLLGLAFARPYLTGDKVPRLLGGEPRAIAIIVDVSASMAAADHFATAREEARRLLQQASSNDRVWLIGAANIAELLAENAEPQQAEAALAQLRQRQTAGNLRETLLFADQLLDRSPLQRRAIYLISDLQASNLPAGNFTFNSNAEFEPMAVKPAWQNVAVLDGQMVESTQEVSAGSAASPPRARQDDRVTAYACRVRNFSDSDQRLEVQLFNQATPAVPLATRSLSLAARTEQVIQFAAANLKNVGREQTVYFEIKAPVDDLPADNRFYLVAEAERKRRVLILRGSAESTYFVREALGLQRSLYQLHEATPNTLSQYRLEDFDAVLVAGVAGFNRGEAAALQQYVEQGGGLILTLAATLQSEMYNRFLAEILPGKISVPVRATGRAPQAGLALTEIDFGHPIFKIFVDPSNGDPTKIHVSQYYRLEAVPQAIRLAGFEDGAPALLERGAGKGKVLLWVSSLDLKGGNLPVRGIFVPLLYQWLNYVCRPDPPQTTTVAGQTLFLDEAIQPARALTVTFPDGAQREFEKLQPPVLKETAQTGFYRVQQNQRVFWHAVNLEARESDPASVSAENFAARVIRPDEHALAQNSVAGIFGAPEASQRDTEKQQKLWRLGLWALLILLMTEVWLANRTPR
- a CDS encoding DUF4159 domain-containing protein, which codes for MRLRSLVFLPFIVSGMFETATPQQVVQNDMFTFVRIKYSSGSYGYAFRMRFNSDSWEVDYPTAEENFLRGLRRITQLPVNDQALAMPLTDPEIFQYPFAYMLEVGYLRLSQAEADTLREWCLRGGFLMIDDFHGSAEWENFINEFSKAFPDRAPKRLPDNHPIFHCYYDFPTYPRVPGLGPLSMGRLYERDGYNPECWGIFDDDNRLMILINHNVDIGDSWEHAADSRYPTFYSKLGYMLGINYLVYALTH
- a CDS encoding DUF4159 domain-containing protein — encoded protein: MSLKIKKSIFPCAICFVGALLALSKISMAQPPAAPASNGAAPPAQAFTFVRVQWEGGRYGYGFSGRGGGPLWAHDYPTAEQNFYTALSALTSLPLTHENKIVTLQDDEIFDFPFLYICEVGYWTINEKEVERLSEYLARGGFLIVDDFRGGYEWNNFFDQIKKATPHVPQPITLEHPIFHCFFDFDRLGDHAPYGGLMPRYYAIFDDKGRMMAIINHNNDIGDGWEWPETDEVFSTEAFKLGINYLIYAMTH
- a CDS encoding DUF2283 domain-containing protein, which produces MNKIKLVYFEQEDVLHLTITDEPESGSIELSPNITAELNDKGELIGIEILNASAFIRDSILDSAQAKMLRFSNLQTV
- a CDS encoding DUF58 domain-containing protein; this encodes MKTQLRFLDPEILSKISGMELRARTVVEGFLSGLHRSPFKGFSVEFAEYRQYTPGDDPRHIDWKVYGRTDRYYVKEFEEETNLHCHILFDLSGSMAGTAGKKFAAARLSKFDYATYLAASLAYFIFMQRDAVGFVAFDEEIRLHIPAKVRPGHLHHILVELEKLRPGNNLKEQPDKLHQVAESFRRKGMVILISDLFCEVQALTRALEHLRFRGHDVIVFQLMDEFELNFNFTQLTRFVGLEGETPIMALPQAVRERYLNNLQTHFDALKQACGANRVDYTLLTTNQPLDFALQAYLAARSGKM
- a CDS encoding AAA family ATPase: MQPLDDNVLTEQLQRTRDAILSELRKIIIGQEEIIELVMIALFTGGHCLITGVPGLAKTLLIRTLATVLDLDFKRIQFTPDLMPADITGIDVIEEDRTTGRRVMKFIKGPLFANIILADEINRTPPKTQAALLEAMQEHRITAGGQTYQLDEPFFVLATQNPIELEGTYPLPEAQLDRFMFNIVVDYLPEDQEVQVVNVTTSNFMPELRRVVSGREVLAMQTLVRKVFVADEVARYAVRFVRATRPNNKDAPDFVKKWVSWGAGLRASQYLILGGKARALLHGRANVSIKDIQALAFPVLRHRVLTNFYAESEKVNSEVIIRRLLELVPTPKSGL